The genomic segment TGGCTTCGGCCCGCTCGCGTTCCCAAAGACGCTCGGCCCGCAGCTCGGCGTCGGCATCCTTTTCAGCGCGGACAAATTTTTCGTCAAACCATTTGCCGGTGTATTCACCACCCTGTGCCTGGAAGGTGCCGAGCACCTCCCAATAATCGCGTGGAACGAATTTCCGGATGCGTTGCTCGCGTTCGACGACAATCGCCAGGGTAGGGGTCTGCACGCGGCCAACGGTGGTTTTGAAAAAGCCCCCTGATTTCGAGTTGAAGGCCGTCATGGCCCGGGTCCCGTTAATGCCAACCAGCCAGTCGGCTTCCGACCGGCTCACGGCGGCATCGGCCAAGGGCAGCATCTCCGCGTCCTCGCGCAAGGTGGAAAAGCCTTCGCGAATGGCCGCGGGAGTCATCGACTGGAGCCAAAGGCGTTTCACGGGCTGTTTGGCGTGCGTGTACCGGGCAATGTTGCGGAAAATCAATTCACCCTCGCGCCCGGCGTCACAGGCGTTAATGAGCAGGTCAACGTCCTTGCGCTTGATGAGCTTGCCCAACACTTTCAGGCGGGACTGGCTCTTCTCGATGGGTTGCAGGTCGAAATGAGGGGGAATCACCGGCAGATGGGCAAAAGACCATTTGCCGCGGGCGGGTTCGACCCCTTCAGGGACGATCAGTTCGAGCAAATGTCCGACCGCCGACGAGAGGACGTAATGCTCACTCTCGAAGTAATCTTCGTTTTTCTTAAAGCCACCCAGGGCCCGGGCAATGTCGGTCGCAACCGACGGCTTTTCGGCAATTATCAAGGCCTTACCCATGTTTGTATAGACACTTACACGCGGTTAACCAAGGAAGCAACCGCCGTGCGAGTGGGTGGACAGTGGACTAACGTGGGGCGGGGGTCAAGTTACTTGCCGATACAGAACTGGCTGAAGATCATATCCAGGAGGTCTTCGGTGGTTGTTTTACCCACGATTTCGCCAATAGCATTGACTGCAATGCGCAAATCCAGGGCGGCCAATTCAAGTGTTTGTTGGGCGCGGAGCGCATCCACCGTGCGGCGGATGGCCGCGCAGGCACGTTGGAGAGCCTCCTGGTGGCGCGAGTTGATCATGACCTCGAGCATCTCCGCCCGAATCTCACCTGACCAGGCCAGCGCATTGATTTGGTCCTTGAGCTTTTCAATGCCTTCTCCGGTCAGGCAGCACACATCAACGGCGTTTTGTGCCTCTTCCGGCGGAAAGAATAGACGCGAAGGCAGATCGCTCTTGTTGCGGATGAGGATACGTTTCTTTGCAGAGAATTCGTGCAAAAGGGTATCATCAGCAGCCGTGAGCGTCTCGGAGGCGTCAAATACATGGAGGATGAACTCGGCCGCTTCGAGTGATTGGCGGCTGCGCCGGATTCCCTCGAATTCGATTTCGTCGCGGGCTTCGCGCAGCCCGGCGGTATCAATGAAAACGACCGGGACACCCCGGATGTTGGCGGTCTCCTCGATGGTGTCGCGGGTCGTGCCGGGGATGGCCGAAACGATGGCCCGCTCGCGCCCGAGCAGTTGATTGAGCAAGCTGGATTTGCCGGCATTGGGCCGGCCAATAATAGCTGCGCGAATCCCGCGTCGCAGAATCTGGCCTTCGTTCGCCGTTTTGATCAGTTCCTCGACGAAGCCAATGCCTCGTTCGAGGCGCTCGACTAATTGGTTGCGGGTATCCGGGGAAATATCTTCATCGGGGAAATCGATATGCGCCTCGATATGGGCCAGGATTTTGAGCATCTGCTCCCGAAGCTGGTTTATGCGTTGGGAAAGCTTGCCCGCAAGCTGCTCGTTAGCGGCGCGCAAGGCCAACTCTGTACGCGAATGAATCAGGTCAGCCACAGCCTCAGCCTGGGCCAAATCCAGCCGGCCATTCAGAAAGGCGCGCCGGGTGAATTCGCCGGGCTCGGCCAGGCGCGCGCCGCACGCCAGCACGGCGTCGAGGACCATTTTGGACGGAAGCACCCCGCCATGGCAGGTGATCTC from the Verrucomicrobiia bacterium genome contains:
- the mnmE gene encoding tRNA uridine-5-carboxymethylaminomethyl(34) synthesis GTPase MnmE codes for the protein MDNDTIAAIATPLGEGGLAVIRLSGPLAIEVADRCFVPAGKSSLKPSAASTHTIQYGHITRNGRRVDEVLLAVMRAPRTFTREDVIEITCHGGVLPSKMVLDAVLACGARLAEPGEFTRRAFLNGRLDLAQAEAVADLIHSRTELALRAANEQLAGKLSQRINQLREQMLKILAHIEAHIDFPDEDISPDTRNQLVERLERGIGFVEELIKTANEGQILRRGIRAAIIGRPNAGKSSLLNQLLGRERAIVSAIPGTTRDTIEETANIRGVPVVFIDTAGLREARDEIEFEGIRRSRQSLEAAEFILHVFDASETLTAADDTLLHEFSAKKRILIRNKSDLPSRLFFPPEEAQNAVDVCCLTGEGIEKLKDQINALAWSGEIRAEMLEVMINSRHQEALQRACAAIRRTVDALRAQQTLELAALDLRIAVNAIGEIVGKTTTEDLLDMIFSQFCIGK